The nucleotide window AAATATGCTCAGTCCCCTCCTAGTAAGCAAAGTGCGTATTAGGGCCGTACTCGTTACCGTTTTCACACCCTAACTCCAGGAACCCAAGCATTTGTGTGCACCGCTGGCGAGCATAAACAGAAGCCAGTGTGGCAAAGTGCAGCAAAATGTCCAATTTCCCACCCTCTGATCCAACAGTTCCACGTCTAGGTACTTCTCCACCAGTTGTGTTCCCCCTGTGTGAAATGTAGGAGGTTTCTCAGTTCTCACTGAAAAGTAACCCAAAGGAACGTCAGTAGGGGCCTGGATGGATAAGCAGGTGTGTCCACGGTGAGCCCCAGTGGGCTCTATGTAGCTGTCCAAAGGGGAGGGCACTTGCTGCTGTGTGTTCAAGTGGGAAGATGCACGAAAAAAATGTCGGGCGTGGAACAGTGTGAAGACTAAGCATCCACGTGTGTTTTAAAAACgggaaatgagggcttccctggtggcgcagtggttaagaatccacctgccaatgcaggggacacgggttcgagccctggtccgggcagatcccacatgctgcggagcaactaagcccgtgcaccgcaactactgagcctgcgtgccacagctactgaaagcccgtgtgcctagagcccgtgctctgcaacaagagaagccaccgcaatgagaagcctgtgcaccgcaatgaagagtagcccgcgctcgccaaaaaactagagaaagcccacacgcagccacaaagacctaacgtagccaaaaaataaataaataaataaataaaataaaaacggGAAATGAGTATGCACCTGAACGTGTGTTTGTTCTTCTATACAGAGAACCTTTCTGGAAGTACACAGAGAAAACCGGTGATGCTGGCTGTTGGGGTGCAGGCCCATGTGATACAGGCAGGAGAGGGGCACGCCACTGTATACTCCCTGgtgctttctgaattttctaacACGTGAATGTCCTAGCAATTCAAAATGTTCTCCTAATAAAAGCACTGGCTGCACAGAAGATGCTCGGCTGGGGGCAAGGGGAGTGGCCAGGAGACCTTATGGGGAGACCAAGGTGGCTGGGGTGAGCTGTGGTTGTCTGTGGAAGAGTGCAGCCTGAGGAAAGAATGGGACTGCAGAGAGAGAACCCGCCGAGGAGCCTGGGGTGGAACTGCCGGTGTGgctggagagagcagagagaCTGGGGGACTGTGGGCTGAGAGAAGCAGGTCCAGGCTGGAGTGTCAGCTACACAGCATGAGCCAAGCCTGGCCAGCCAGCTGAAGACTGAAACAGCAGAAGGGGCAAGTAAGAGATGCTACTCTCTCAGCTTCAACATGCACAACCGGCAGAACATAAGAAAAGAGCTTTCAAAATACCTGGGGCAGCTCCAGAGCAAGAAAGGACGGTGGGATTCAGGAATCCAGAGCCTGGCGCGCTGCGCCCTACAGCGCCAAGGCTGTGGAGACTGAGGGCGAGAGGCAGGCTCTGTCATGAAGCTGGGGGTTGAGGACACAGCCTGGGTGAGCCCAGCCCACCCGTGGGCCTTTTGCTTTCGGTGAGGCTGCAGAGGTATCTCCGTTGAATGGCCAGGGGCCCAGATGAGCCTTCCAGTTCAGAGTTAGGATGGACCCTGTGGCAGTCCCTCACCCAGGATGATGCTTAGGGCAGGGACAAAGAAGCAGCCCCCAGAGCTGTGAAGGGCAGGCTGTGAACAGCGCACCCAGCGGGAGCATTCACACCCAAGGAAACCGAGCTAACTGACAAGGCCGGAGATACCATGAGGTACCTGCAAATTCTCAAAGGATGGACCAGTGTCCACAAAACAAGGACATTATGAAAAAAGCATGAGTTTGGATCCTTACTGATAAAAAACAGCAAATGGGGACTTCTGGCTCATAATGgttatctatttaaattttttcattgtgaaacaacattaaaaaccaccataaaggttttgttttgttttttcaaggcATAAAATCCACAGAGatgaagagaagaagagaggaaacaaacaaatcccTGATATTTTCTACTCTAGAAAGCAAAATGGGCAAATGGTAACTGTGCAGCAGACTGGAGAAGGCGAATAGTAAGTCAGCAGTGGGGAAGACTGAAAGAAATCAACCTGTTTTACCCCAGAGGTTGAAAAGTTCAGGAGTTGGAGGTACCAGGTACCTCTGGCCACGCAGGTGAAGGGGCAGGGGCACCTGGCGGGCTGGGGAAGCTGTTTCAGAAGCTGAAGCTGAAGCTGAAGCTGGGCAGGGCTACTGCAGGGAACAGCCCTGGGTCTGTCTGCACAGAATTCTGATGAAGCGGTGGGCAGTGCTGTAGCTGTGACTTCTGGACCTCCTCTCCCATCCTGGCAAAGggctgggtggagggtgggagaggacCCTGAGGGAGTCAAGGGAGTTAAGGGAAGTCACGCTGGGCGCTGCGACGCTAGCCTCTCTCCCGGGATGCTAGCAAGAGGCTAGGAGTGCCTTCTTAGAACACGCAGAGGAGAGAACTGAAGATCCTCACAGCAGGGGTGCCTTCAGGCACCCTACTACTGCTTCAGTGGCGCCCACTCATGTTCCGCCCACCCACTCACGTTTCCCAAGAAGTGAGGCTCCTTGGGGAGTGAAcccctcaccctcccctcccagccctgatTTGTTGTCCTGGCCGATAAGACCCTCACCCATCTGCTCAGAGCTGCCAGAGGGACCAGAGACCACACTGGGAGAAGAAAGCTTAAAAAACAAGTTATTGTTATCCTCAGAGAGATAAGGAAAGATGTTACAACTGTAAGAATAACAGAGAgtggttaaaaaaatgaatgttcgGGGCAAGAAGACACTCCTGGAAATTAAAACTCTGCTAGCAGATATGCACATCTCAAAGGAGGGTCTGGAGGCTATAACTGAAGAAATTTTCTGGaaaacagagcagaaagaaagggaTGGGGAAATCGCAGTGAAGAGAACATTGGAGGATCTGTCCTAGAGTCCAATAACCAAGTAACAGGCATTCCAGAAACAAGAGAACAGAACAATGGAGGGGAAGGAGATCAAAGAAACAATGCAAGCCAGTTTCCCACAATTGAGAAACGTGAATTTCAAATTGAAAGGGCTCACCAACAGTGGtgataaaaaatgttttgacCCAGTTtcacagcaattaaaaaaaagtgttttgagaCAGAGTTAATAAAAAATTCTTCAGCCAAAATTCAGTGTAATACAAATGTGTTTCAGATATGGAACATAGCTCAGAGCTTTACTTCCCACACCAGAGTTCACAGGAAGGTTCACCAGAACAAgggggtgggacttccctggtggcaccgtggttaagaatccgcctgccaattcaggggacacgggtttgatccctggtccgggaagatcccacatactgcggagcaacgatgcccgtgtgccacaactactcagcctgcactctagagcccgcgaaccacaactactgagcccgcgtgccacaactactgaagcccgtgcacctagagcccgtgctctgcaacaagctgctgcaatgagaagcccacccacagcaacgaagagcagcccgcgctcaccgcaactagagaaagcccgcgcgcaggaacgaagacccaacgcagcccccaaaataaataaataaataacaagggaGTAAACCAACAAAGAGAAGGGGTCCAGGGAACAGGGAGGACAAGGAGGCAGGGAGCCTGGCCGATGGCAGAGCGTTGTAGGCTGTGTGGCTGAGGTGGACAGCACAGGGCATGTGGCCTGAGAGCAGGGCACCGCTCTGTCTtgcccaggccccaccctgtGTCAAGGTCCCCCCTGTCTGCCCACCCTGTCTACTAACCTGCTGTCCctctctgccccgccccccaatCAGTGGGACGCAAGCCCAGAAGCCGGGGGCCATCCAGGGTGCCGGGGCTGGGAGCGGACGTGGGGACCACAAGTCCTGCTCTCAGGAGGTTTtactgggggcggggagaggcagCTGGAGGGGCCATGAGGTTAGTGGGGGGCTTGGCTCTCGCGGGCAGGAGATGCTAAAGCAGGTTGAACGCTGCAGGCGATGGAGGAGCTCGGGGAATGCTGGAGTAAGGGGACCACCTGAGTagggccaggagtgggatggTCAGGGGTGGTGCTGCCCGTGTGGAGGGCCCCGTGTTACTCACCCGGGGAGAAGATGCTCCCAGCTtcctcctgccacagggcctcAGGGTGCTCCGTCCACGAGGACCCCTCAGGCCCAGTCTCACTACGGGGAGAGGCCTGGTCCAGCGCTGCGCCACAGCCCTGAAACCACAGTGGTCACTGCTCGCCTGTGTCTGGCTAGGCCCAGGGAGGGACCTACCCGACCCCCACCCACTGAGGCTCCCAGAGCAGGGGCTCACCTGGGCCTCCTCAGGTAGGACAGTGGAAGTGGCCTCCTGGGGGTTGGTTAGAGGCCCGGAGTCCAGAAGCTCTGGAGAGGAAGGGTGGGGTCAGGCGGTTCCAGGGGCTCCCCACCCTGCTGCCCTCCTCAGtggtgtgccaggtgctggggtcCAGGTGGGGTGAGATCTGGGTATAGACTTGGGGCTGGGCATGTCAGGGGGGCTCTAAGGGTCCACACAGGAATGGCAGAGAGTGTGGGTGGGCATGTCTGGCACCTGCCTGGGAGGCATATGAGAGAGGGGAATGCTCCCCAGCACTTTGGGGTCCTCCCTCAGCTGTGCCCACCCATACTCCAGCCTTCTGTCTGCTCTCGAGCAATCGGCTAATGGCCCCCAATGGATCCCCTCAGGGAGTGAACCCCACATGCCTCCCACACCAGGGAACCCCAATAGCCAGCTCCATGCCAGCTGCAAACATGGAAGGAAGCAGTGGTGACAGTCAGGCTTGGCATGCGAGGGATAATGGCGGCCACTGGCTGGGCGGGATGTGGGGACCACCAATGCATGGGCACGTTGCCCACCCTCACCTGGATGCTCTGTAACCCCTGGCTCCTCTTTCACCCATAGGCCCAGCGACGACTCCTGTGTGGCCCCATGGGGCATCTCAAGCCCAGGTTCTGGAGTCCGAGGTGTGATttgagggaggggctggaagtCGGAGGGCTCCATCTTCTCTGATAGCACCTCCTGGCCTTGCACCTGGACTGTGACCTGGGGAGGCGCCCCCACCATCAGGAGGAGCTCAGGTAGGGAGTTCATGGGCATCCACCCTATCTTGGGACCCCAGGGGTCCTCACTGACTAGGTCCTCTAAGGACCCATGTCCACCAGGGACTGAGCAAGGAGTAAAGGGACCACCTGCAGTTGCTCTCCTGCTGCTGAcacccaccctctctccccaccctgcaTCCCTTGTCCATGCCTCTAGGTGATGGAGCGACGGGCCAGTGAGGCTGGCCCTGCAACCCTGTCTGCCCTCACACAGGTCTGCTGCAGGTGACCACTTCCAAACCACAAGGGACCAGTGTCTGGCCAAGCATGGCACCTcccaggaagaggcagagatgCATACCGTTCCAGCCCCGACCCCAGGGCCACGGACTCACCCATCTCCGGGGCCCTCCTGGCTCCCGGCGCAGGCCCTCGACCAGGGCAGCGGCCTCCTCAGGGCTGCCTGGCTGCTGGCCCCGCACGCGGGCCTGGATCTCGGGGGGCAGCGCGCCCAGGAACTGCTCCAGCACCAGCAGCTCCAGCATCTGCTCCTTGGAGTGCACCTCGGGCCGCAGCCACTGGCGGCAGAGTTCACGGAGCCGGGCCAGTGCCTCGCGGGGACCCACTGCCTCCTCATAGTGGAAGTGCCGGAAACGCTGTCGTGCAGCCTCTGGGCCGGGATCCCACGGGCCAGCTTCACCCTCCTCCTCAGACTCCTCCAGCTTCACCGTGATGGGCCCCTCATCTTCTGGGGGTGCGTGGCCCGGGGAGCCCAGAGCTGTGGGCCTCATTGGAAAGGCCAGGCTGGGGCTCTGAGGCCAATGTCTCCCCCTGGGGGAGGAATGGGATGAGGCTGCTGCGGTGAGGACAGTGGTGACGAATGCTTATTGAGAGCCTACTGGATGCCGTGCTGTTGAATCCCGAGACCCGCCAAGTGGAAggaggatgaggaaactgaggcacagaggcagTCCCGTAGCAAGGACCTGTGGGGCTGGTAAGCCCTCGGTGAGCCTCTCTAGCTTGGCCTGTGCAGAGTCTCTGGTAGCCCCCTGTTCCTGGGCTGCTTCTTAGGCCCAGAAGGCACCTCGTCTCTCCCCCAAAGCCCACGCTTCTTCTACATGCACCACCTAACCCCTGCTCTGCATCCCTCTGCCTACCAGGTGAATGCCTCTTACAACATCCACTGCCTGGGCATCTGCACCactaccacccctccccccccccaacgCCAGTCTATCCCTGCAGCGTCCACTCTCCCGCCTTGTCTCTCAGACCACTCCCCTCCCAGCGCGGTTTCACAGCGCAGCCTGACTgcacctgccccaccccacaCCTGTGCAAGGTCACCTGTAGGGCCCAGCACCCAGACACCGTTCTCCCCCCATTCAGCCCCATTCTCTGAGCCCGACTTATCACAACACGCAGTGCCCCACTATCTCCTCCGTTTCCTGATTTAGGTGGGACTAGGAGGTAACGGGGGAGTTTTCAGAGGGGAGCTACAAAGGTGCCGAGACCACTGGACCCGGAGCCTGCAAGGAAAGTCGGAGATTCTGCCCAGCCTATTTGCCACGTAACCTCGGCAGGTCGCTGTGCCACTGGGAACCTCCGTTTCCCCCATCCCCACTACACTCGCGCTGCTCCTTCTGCAGCTGGAGGTACAGTGCGACCTTTCTGGACAGATCTGAGTTTATTAAGGAAGTGGATTCGATTTCGAGGGCCGCCTGATCCCGTGGGTCTAACCTTCGCTCCTCAAGGTTCCAAGTCAACCTGAAACCCCAGGAGACAGCTGGGCCTCCGTAATCGGGCCGGCCCTGCGGAGCTCCCTGAACTACATTTACCAGAAGCCTGGGCGGGCACCTTCTGCTTTAGGGAGCCGGGGCAGGTCCGGGTGCCGCCATGGCAACTGGGGGCGGGGACTCCAGATTTTTGTCGCCGTGATTGACGAGCCGCGCGCCACAGCGCTGGGCCCGGCCACGGGCGGCACCCAGGCCCCTGTCCTGCGCTCCCGATCCCGCTGGGCCGCCGCCCCCATCCCCGCCCGAACCTTCCCGGTTGAGGGGCCCCCGCCCTCACCTCCGCGCTCAGCGGGCCGCTCCGCGCTCCTGAGCATGCGCACTCGCCGACCTGCCCTCCCCGGCCGGACTATGTCTCCCAGAATGCTCCACGCACCAGCCGGAGCGCCGCCTTGCCCGTCCCCCACCCTCGCCTCAGTTTCCACCCTCCTCCCGCTGTGCCCCGGGGCAGCGTTGTTCGCAACGATCGGGTCACGCTCCGGGCCGCGTCTTCCCGCGCTCCCAGCCTCAAATCCAGGCGTCCAGGAGCCCGTCGACGCGAGCAAGCTTCTCAGGGGGCAACGGGCGGCCGCACCGCCTTCCCAACCGCGCATGCCCCCACCAATTCTCCCTGAATTCTCTATGGGGCTTCCGGGGATTAGCAGGGCTCTGCACCAATCACGGCCTTCGCTAGGACGCCGTCAGCCCCCGTCTCCACGGCAACCCCCTGCGGAGACCCGGCCACCCCTTCCACCGCCCTCAGGACCGCAAGCGAGCCTCTCCCACTTTCGCCTTGGAGAGAGGCTCGGCCGGCTCCTGTCCGGGAGGAGGTCAGCCAGTCctccgcgcgcgcgcgcgcgcgcgtgcgcggcgccatgacagttttttttttctgcgttcGCGGGCGGTAGGCGGGCCCGGGCGTCTTCATGGTAACCAGTGGGCCGTGCAGGCGGTTTCCAGGGCAACCCTGGGTACCGGCCGGCGTCTGAAAGAGGATGGGAGAGGTAGGGTGAGGGTAGAGATGCGGAGCGAGAGAGacaggacagacagacacagactcGGGGGCGGGGAGAGCTGTGAGGAGAGACAGTGAAAGTATGTGAACAGACACAGGGACAGAGACACGGGCAGGATAGAAAGAGACCTAGGTCAGAGAGTCAGGGCTGGGCAGACATGTGTGTCAGAACAGTTAACAAGAGGGAGAGCCATCAGGGCGGgatggggaggaaaggagagacaaAGATTTACAGCGACAAGACGTTTAGCTCGAGATTCAAGGGACAGACAAGGATCAGGAGTACAGAAGCAAGAggggagaaaaggacagaaattaGAGATACAGTAAAGTGTATCGAGAGTTTTTAAAGACTCAGAAGGGTGAcagcaagaagagagaaagacGGAGCGGGAGGGACACATGTTAAGAAAACTTATCCAAAACTTgccattaagagaaaaaaaggcgACTAGAAGAACTAGCACCGTCTCTACCAAGCCTGCTTCAGGTCATCTGATTCCCTGAGTGAagcaactttttttaaagttaactgcTTTGGATCAGAGTCCAGATACTGTGAAGTTAGATGCTAACGAGTAAAAGGTTGATAGGTTGTAAATGCTTTCTGTCCAGTAGAGAAGGGTATCCCAAGTTTTTTGTCACCCAGTAGGACACTAAGCAGGACACTAAGATGCCTGCCCACTGCCCCAAGGGGCACTCCCGATCCGACTTGGCGCTTTTATTTCACTGTCCGTTCTTTCACCCTTTCTGTTGTTCCTTCTCTCTCATCTTCCCGGAACCACCTATGTCGTCCTGCTAGTTACCACCGGAGGTAAACAGATATTGACATGTGCTCACGGAGTTTGTTTGTAGCTGTTTCGAAAATTATATTTTGACAGTCTAAAGGGAACCATTTCTCCGGAATGGGGGACagacagggagaaagagaaaacagtgagacagacccaggaaaagaaaggaggtaGCGAGGATGGTGGGAAAGAAAGAGACCAGGTCTGGGCGCGGAGGCTCCGGTGGGCCTCGCAGTGAGCTGGTCCCTGACTCGTCCCGCGTGGGGACCACGAGCCTCAGCCGGGCCTGGGGGTGACCCTCGGGGCGGCTGGTCCAGTCTTGGAAGACTACTGGAGGTCACAACCAAAGAAATTCTCTGATTACTGCAGGTGCTGGATTGCGGACAATAGGTCTAGTGTTGAACTTcatgaaagaggaaagaatcaTAAGGAAAATGTGGCAAAGAGGATCAGTGAGATTAAACCGAAAAGGCTGGATAgggcaaaggaagaagagaaggcatCAGAGGAGTTTGCTGCAATGGAGGCAGCTGCCCTGAAAGAATACCAAGAGGATTTGAAAAGCCTTGGCTTAGAGTCAGAAACTTCAGAGCCAAGCATATCACTAGTAACCAGCACTATCCCACCCGCCTCTGCATCagatcagcaaaagaaaaaaagaaagaaaaaaagacccttCAAAGGGCAGATTGGTAGAAGGCATAACCTCTGAGGGTTACCATTATCATTATGCTCTTATCACAGGAGCATCTCAGTTTCAAGGAAACTTAAAAAAGACGGCAGTGAAGACTGTTTGGGTAGAAGGTTTAAGTGAAGATGGTTATACCTATTATTATAATACAGAAACAGGGGAATCCAGATGGGGAAAACCTGATGATTTCATTCCACACTCTGGCGATCTGCTTTCTACTAAAGTCAATGAAAAGTCACTTGGTACCCAAGAAGAGTCCAAATCATCAGATTCACGTTC belongs to Physeter macrocephalus isolate SW-GA unplaced genomic scaffold, ASM283717v5 random_544, whole genome shotgun sequence and includes:
- the LOC102979273 gene encoding LOW QUALITY PROTEIN: WW domain-binding protein 4-like (The sequence of the model RefSeq protein was modified relative to this genomic sequence to represent the inferred CDS: inserted 2 bases in 1 codon): MRTRRPALPGRTMSPRMLHAPAGAPPCPSPTLASVSTLLPLCPGAALFATIGSRSGPRLPALPASNPGVQEPVDASKLLRGQRAAAPPSQPRMPPPILPEFSMGLPGISRALHQSRPSLGRRQPPSPRQPPAETRPPLPPPSGPQASLSHFRLGERLGRLLSGRRCWIADNRSSVELHERGKNHKENVAKRISEIKPKRLDRAKEEEKASEEFAAMEAAALKEYQEDLKSLGLESETSEPSISLVTSTIPPASASDQQKXKKERKKDPSKGRLVEGITSEGYHYHYALITGASQFQGNLKKTAVKTVWVEGLSEDGYTYYYNTETGESRWGKPDDFIPHSGDLLSTKVNEKSLGTQEESKSSDSRSDSDVEHQAEKEGGNGTSLVVRWLRIRLPGGFPGGAVVARPPADAGEPGSRPGNGRIPHAAERLGP